In Mycolicibacterium nivoides, the DNA window CACCACGGAATCCTGGTGCGCGGCGGTGTAGAGGTACACCGACCGCAGGCCCTCGGCGTAGGCCTTTTGCGTAAGCAGGCTGCGTCGCACATCGGGGTGCTCGATGATCGCGACCCGCGGTGCGGTCTTGTCGGTCATCTGGAGCATGTCCGAACCCTGGATGCGGTCCTTGGCGTACGCCAGCGCGTTGAGGTAGCCCGTGGACAGGGTGCCCGCGGACTTCACGCCCACGGTCATGCGGGCGTTCTCGATCACGCGGAACATCTGCGCGATGCCGTTGTGCACGTCGCCGACGAGATAGCCGACGGCCGGGGTGCCGTGCGCGCCGAAGGTGACCTCGCACGTCGGCGACGACTTGATACCCATCTTGTGCTCGACCCCGGTGACGAACACGCCGTTGCGCTCCCCGAGTTCGAGGGTCTCCGGGTCGAAGTGGAACTTCGGGACGTAGAACAGGCTCAGCCCCTTGGTGCCCGGCCCGGCGCCCTCGGGGCGGGCCAGCACGAGGTGGAAGACGTTCTCGGCGGTGTCGCCGACCTCGCCGCCCGAGATGAAGCGCTTCACCCCGTGGATGTGCCAGGTGCCGTCGGGCTGCGAGATGGCCTTCGTGCGCCCGGCGCCGACATCGGATCCGGCATCGGGCTCGGTCAGCACCATGGTGCCGGCCCAGCCCTTGTCCATGCTCATGCGCGCCCAGCGCTGCTGCTGTTCGGTGCCGACCTCGGCCAGGGTGTGCGCCATTGCCGGGCCCAGACCGTAGAAGAACATCGCCGACGGGTTGGCGCACATGATCATTTCCTGGATGGCCCACACCAACGACGCGGGCGCCGCTGTGCCGCCTGCGTTCTCGGCGAGGCCGATGCGCCACCACTCGGCGTCCTTGACGGCCTGCACGGTCTTGGCGAGCGGTCCGGGCACCGTGATCTCGTGGGTGGCGGGATCGAACTCGGGCGGGTTGCGGTCGCCGTCGGCGAACGATTCTGCGACGACACCTTCGGCAAAGCGGGCGACCTCGTCGAGCATGGTCTGTGCGGTCTCGGTGTCGAGGTCACCGAAGGCGCCCGAGTCGAGGACCGGACCCAAGCCGAGAACCTGGAAGAGATTGAATTCGATATCGCGGACATTGGCGATGTAGTGAGCCACGATGGGCAAGCGTCGACGAGGCCCGATGGGGTACGCAAGCGTAGGTTGCAGCAACCTACGGCTACGGAACCGGAGGTTGCCAGCTCCGCGCGGGATGTGAGCTACATCACATTTGCTCGTGCACCTATCCTTGACCGAGTGTCCGAACCGTCAGTCGCCGAGCTGCGCTCCCGTCTCGACGACCTGACCATCCGCGACGCGGACCGGCTGCGCCGGCGCCTGCGCAATCTCCGCGGCACCGAGCCGGCCCAGATCGAGAAGATCGCCGAGCAGGTCGCGGCAGCGGAAGGCCTCGTGCTCACCCGTCAGGCCGCCGTCCCGGTCATCACCTATCCGGACCTCCCGGTCAGCCAGCACCGCGATGAGCTGGCCAAAGCCATCAGCGAGAACCAGGTGGTCGTGGTCGCCGGTGCGACGGGCTCGGGCAAGACCACGCAGCTGCCCAAGATCTGCCTGGACCTCGGTCGCGGGATCCGCGGCACCATCGGCCACACCCAGCCCCGCCGGCTCGCGGCGCGCACGGTCGCGCAGCGCATCGCCGACGAACTCGGCACCCCGCTCGGCGACGCAGTCGGCTACACCGTGCGCTTCACCGATCAGGCCAGCGATTCGACCCTGATCAAGCTGATGACCGACGGCATTCTGCTCGCCGAGATTCAAAGAGACCGCCGGCTGCTGCGCTACGACACATTGATCCTCGACGAGGCGCACGAGCGCAGCCTCAACATCGACTTCCTGCTCGGCTACCTGCGCGAGTTGTTGCCCCGCCGTCCCGACCTCAAGGTCATCGTCACCTCGGCCACCATCGAGCCGGAACGGTTCGCGGCACACTTCGGCGGTGCCGAAAATGGGCTCAGGGGCGATGCTCCGATCGTCGAGGTGTCGGGGCGGACCTATCCCGTCGAGATCCGGTACCGGCCCCTGGAAGTCACGGTCAGCAGTGAGGACGACGCCGAGGATCCCGACGACCCCGACCACGAGATCGTCCGCACCGAGGTCCGCGACCCGACCGAGGCCATCGTCGACGCGGTCCGTGAACTGGAAGCCGAACCGCCCGGTGACGTGCTGGTGTTCCTGTCCGGTGAACGCGAAATCCGGGACACCGCAGAGGCATTGAAGGACCTGCGGAACACCGAGGTGCTGCCGCTGTATGCCCGACTGCCCACCGCCGAACAGCAGAAGGTCTTCCAGCCGAGTCGCAACGGCCGGCGAATCGTGCTGGCCACCAACGTGGCCGAGACCTCACTCACCGTGCCGGGCATCCGCTATGTCGTCGACCCGGGCACCGCGCGGATCTCCCGCTACAGCCGTCGCACCAAGGTGCAGCGCCTGCCGATCGAGCCGATCTCGCAGGCCTCAGCCGCCCAGCGGGCGGGCCGCTCCGGGCGTACCGCGCCCGGCGTCTGCATCCGGCTGTACTCGGAGCAGGATTTCGAATCCCGGCCCCGCTACACCGATCCGGAGATCCTGCGGACCAACCTGGCCGCCGTCATCCTGCAGATGGCTGCCCTGCAACTCGGTGACATCGCCGAGTTTCCGTTCCTCGACCCGCCGGATGCCCGCAGCGTCCGCGACGGTGTGCAGTTGCTGCAGGAACTCGGCGCGTTCGACAACGCCGGCGCACTGACCGACGTCGGACGACGGCTGGCCCGGCTGCCGCTCGACCCGCGGGTCGGGCGGATGATCCTGCAGGCCGACACCGAGGGCTGC includes these proteins:
- a CDS encoding acyl-CoA dehydrogenase — protein: MAHYIANVRDIEFNLFQVLGLGPVLDSGAFGDLDTETAQTMLDEVARFAEGVVAESFADGDRNPPEFDPATHEITVPGPLAKTVQAVKDAEWWRIGLAENAGGTAAPASLVWAIQEMIMCANPSAMFFYGLGPAMAHTLAEVGTEQQQRWARMSMDKGWAGTMVLTEPDAGSDVGAGRTKAISQPDGTWHIHGVKRFISGGEVGDTAENVFHLVLARPEGAGPGTKGLSLFYVPKFHFDPETLELGERNGVFVTGVEHKMGIKSSPTCEVTFGAHGTPAVGYLVGDVHNGIAQMFRVIENARMTVGVKSAGTLSTGYLNALAYAKDRIQGSDMLQMTDKTAPRVAIIEHPDVRRSLLTQKAYAEGLRSVYLYTAAHQDSVVAQHVSGADAGLEHRVNDLLLPIVKGVGSERAYEILTESLQTLGGSGYLQDYPVEQYIRDAKIDSLYEGTTAIQALDFFFRKIVRDQGGALAHLAAQISGTIEANTDGLQPEIARLATALADVQSMAATLTGYLMAAQEQPEQLYKVGLGSVRFLLAVGDLLIGWRLLVGAQVAQTALATATDRDRPFYEGKIAVAKFFAHNMLPLLTAVREVVESVDDEVMRLDNDAF